In a single window of the Paenibacillus sp. MMS20-IR301 genome:
- a CDS encoding iron-hydroxamate ABC transporter substrate-binding protein — protein sequence MRYSKKSLMLIVFTLVLAVLLAACGQSNSPAQNSGAAANAATAEPAAITEPAAASGSANASGEAEIVTFKDSVGEVQVPKNPQRIVDTTAFYTGYFLALGVKPVGVLAGAAQNPYFEGKLDGVEIIGDELSPENILALNPDMIIVYAGAENIEKLKEIAPVVAIQYGAKNYKDQMLDFGKLVNRNDEAKAWIDQWEARIAELKPQVQAAVGDKTVSILNPYSGGLYVFGHNYGRGGEILYGEFGLKAPAEAQKEAIDSGTGWASISLEKLPEFAGDIIFTCPWSGDTTDPKIVYDNPVWTGLPAVKAGNVFQLNPSADTYNDPVSLEAQLDFISTSLLSVK from the coding sequence TTGCGATATTCCAAAAAGAGCCTGATGCTAATCGTCTTTACTCTGGTGCTGGCTGTACTGCTTGCAGCCTGCGGCCAGTCTAATAGCCCGGCTCAGAATTCCGGTGCGGCCGCTAATGCCGCTACGGCTGAACCGGCAGCAATAACAGAGCCTGCAGCAGCATCCGGCAGCGCTAATGCATCCGGTGAGGCAGAGATAGTTACCTTCAAGGACAGTGTAGGAGAAGTGCAGGTACCGAAGAATCCGCAGAGAATTGTTGATACTACTGCATTCTATACAGGTTACTTCCTGGCGCTGGGTGTTAAGCCGGTTGGTGTACTGGCCGGGGCAGCGCAAAATCCGTATTTTGAAGGCAAGCTGGACGGTGTGGAGATTATCGGTGATGAGCTGTCGCCTGAGAACATTCTTGCGCTGAACCCGGATATGATCATTGTGTATGCCGGTGCTGAGAACATCGAGAAGCTGAAGGAAATTGCCCCGGTGGTTGCTATTCAGTATGGTGCCAAGAATTATAAGGATCAAATGCTTGATTTCGGCAAGCTGGTGAACAGGAATGATGAAGCGAAGGCCTGGATTGACCAGTGGGAAGCAAGGATTGCTGAACTGAAGCCGCAGGTGCAGGCTGCTGTAGGCGATAAGACGGTATCGATTCTGAATCCGTATTCGGGCGGGCTGTACGTCTTCGGCCATAATTACGGGCGGGGCGGTGAAATTCTGTACGGGGAGTTCGGCCTGAAGGCTCCGGCAGAAGCCCAGAAGGAAGCGATAGACAGCGGTACAGGCTGGGCCTCTATTTCCTTGGAGAAGCTCCCGGAATTTGCGGGAGATATTATCTTCACCTGCCCGTGGTCCGGGGATACAACTGATCCCAAGATCGTCTATGATAATCCGGTGTGGACAGGTCTCCCTGCGGTTAAAGCCGGCAATGTGTTTCAGTTGAACCCTTCTGCAGATACGTACAATGATCCGGTATCGCTGGAAGCACAGCTGGATTTCATCTCGACCAGCCTGCTGTCGGTCAAATAA
- a CDS encoding response regulator transcription factor — MKVVIPDSLMGEIQELQDTFGTVTSQAIVLTDQAGNLVTRPTLSGIFYQKMFSSLQGTERPFEPALLRLGPLSYPAVLEQWVPGLKYVVSPLVPEYGQTYYLWSGLYMEEGTRELMLQAFEAKMRNHPYYDELRAELTAMPELSREQISEIRGKLSTLGNILSKLLAGSALKPLTQRRNTMILQLLSNLGEDFLQIEKVLQQMAGTLSDSDLYAFAKEDEAGKFKVKYSAGKEANLLMNAEFQLGDGFLGQAVLGREPRHWQAVAKDPRSLFFTQRGITQPEYLSCYPVQIDSGKKALLLAVGFTETRQEKDYIQHEQTVASLLGLSARAEKLLQSGALIHEATQRLKEAAQLLPQAASLQELGIQLLEMVMGMPFYPSSVLVFFEETSEGSHYAKGWGTEAVAHYVQDIRNRYSPQAFLSSAIINEGAEGQVLLECPLLAGKTFKGILSIGFRRRNEAEEWLVLSSCLAGVASAAIRLIEMDSRHTRQAGIFMEHTHHYLRSSNPELERLSLAASSMAYELARYTGLPEKETERMRTAALLAPFKLEFLLGYGFYQEEISLLRQVDQLTSFYFEMDKPAVSVSAQLLVLVLLHTGKSADKSQPADTESEWIDCSRYRLDDYIAEALDSEPRGSFQSFLRSRADTLPVRRTVSAVRLLNSSALKTPKEEWGISPREEEVLELIILGKTNKEIASSLFISEHTVKNHLSRIFNKMNVTDRSQIIALVYKRILDSERIEI, encoded by the coding sequence ATGAAGGTTGTAATACCCGATTCACTGATGGGAGAAATTCAAGAGCTCCAGGATACGTTCGGTACTGTCACGAGTCAGGCTATTGTGCTTACGGATCAGGCAGGGAATTTAGTTACCCGCCCAACGCTTTCCGGAATATTCTATCAGAAGATGTTTAGCTCCCTGCAGGGGACAGAGCGCCCGTTCGAGCCGGCATTGCTCAGGCTCGGCCCTTTGTCGTATCCTGCCGTACTGGAGCAGTGGGTTCCAGGACTAAAGTATGTAGTCAGTCCGCTGGTCCCTGAATATGGCCAGACTTATTACTTGTGGTCAGGCTTATACATGGAAGAGGGTACACGCGAGCTTATGCTGCAGGCGTTCGAAGCCAAGATGCGGAATCATCCTTACTATGATGAGTTACGGGCTGAGCTTACGGCTATGCCTGAGCTGAGCCGGGAACAAATCAGTGAGATCAGAGGCAAGCTTAGCACCCTCGGGAATATATTGTCGAAATTGCTGGCAGGCTCTGCACTAAAGCCTTTGACGCAGAGGCGCAACACGATGATATTGCAGCTGCTGTCCAATCTGGGCGAGGATTTCCTGCAGATTGAGAAAGTGCTGCAGCAGATGGCCGGAACGCTTTCGGACTCGGATCTGTATGCATTCGCCAAAGAAGATGAGGCAGGCAAATTCAAGGTGAAATACTCCGCCGGGAAAGAAGCCAATCTGCTCATGAATGCCGAGTTTCAGCTTGGTGACGGATTTCTGGGACAAGCAGTTCTCGGCCGGGAGCCCAGGCACTGGCAGGCGGTTGCCAAAGATCCGAGATCGCTCTTCTTCACTCAGCGGGGAATTACCCAGCCGGAGTATTTATCCTGTTATCCGGTGCAGATTGACAGCGGCAAGAAAGCGCTCCTGCTGGCTGTAGGTTTCACCGAAACCCGGCAGGAGAAGGACTATATCCAGCATGAGCAGACGGTAGCTTCGCTGCTGGGGTTGTCCGCCCGCGCAGAGAAGCTCCTGCAGAGCGGGGCACTGATTCACGAAGCCACGCAGAGGCTGAAGGAGGCCGCGCAGCTGCTTCCGCAGGCGGCTTCTTTGCAGGAGCTGGGCATCCAGCTGCTGGAGATGGTTATGGGAATGCCGTTCTACCCTTCCTCGGTGCTCGTCTTTTTCGAAGAGACCTCGGAAGGCAGCCATTACGCCAAAGGATGGGGCACGGAAGCTGTTGCCCACTATGTTCAGGATATCAGAAACCGTTATTCCCCCCAGGCCTTTCTCTCCTCGGCGATCATTAATGAGGGGGCTGAGGGCCAGGTATTGCTGGAATGCCCGCTGCTTGCCGGGAAGACATTCAAAGGAATCCTCTCCATCGGCTTCAGGCGCCGTAACGAGGCTGAGGAGTGGCTGGTCTTATCCAGCTGCCTGGCCGGCGTGGCAAGTGCCGCTATCCGGCTTATTGAGATGGATAGCAGGCATACGAGACAGGCGGGAATATTTATGGAGCATACCCACCATTATCTCCGCAGCAGCAATCCCGAACTGGAGCGTCTGTCGCTTGCAGCCTCTTCCATGGCCTATGAGCTTGCCCGCTATACAGGCCTGCCGGAGAAAGAGACTGAGCGGATGAGAACGGCCGCCCTGCTGGCTCCGTTCAAGCTTGAGTTCCTGCTGGGGTACGGGTTCTATCAGGAAGAGATTTCACTGCTCCGGCAGGTGGATCAGCTGACCTCCTTCTATTTCGAGATGGACAAGCCTGCGGTCTCAGTCTCTGCACAGCTGCTTGTACTTGTACTTCTTCATACAGGAAAAAGCGCGGATAAGAGCCAGCCCGCTGATACAGAATCGGAATGGATTGACTGCTCACGTTATCGCCTGGACGATTATATTGCGGAGGCGCTGGACAGTGAGCCGCGAGGCTCATTCCAGTCATTTCTGCGCAGCCGGGCAGATACGCTTCCCGTGAGACGGACCGTTTCAGCAGTCAGGCTGCTGAACAGCTCGGCCCTGAAGACGCCGAAGGAAGAATGGGGAATTTCCCCGCGTGAAGAAGAGGTGCTGGAGCTTATTATCCTGGGCAAGACGAATAAGGAAATTGCCAGCAGCCTGTTTATCAGCGAACATACCGTGAAGAATCATTTAAGCCGTATATTTAACAAGATGAACGTGACAGACCGCTCACAGATTATTGCACTGGTCTATAAAAGAATTCTTGATTCTGAGCGGATCGAGATCTGA